One genomic segment of Bacteroides caccae includes these proteins:
- a CDS encoding phosphotransferase enzyme family protein gives MKDLSSIVAKFKVQGTVEEIKPLGAGLINDTYKVNTKEADAPDYVLQRINHAIFQNVEMLQSNIAAVTSHIRKKLTEAGESDIDRKVLSFLSTEEGKTYWFDGDSYWRVMVFIPRAKTYETVNPEYSNYAGQAFGNFQAMLADIPETLGETIPDFHNMEFRLKQLRDAVATNAAGRVAEVQYYLDEIEKRADEMCKAERLYREGKLPKRVCHCDTKVNNMMFDEDGKVLCVIDLDTVMPSFIFSDYGDFLRTGANTGDEDDKDLDRVNFNMEIFKAFTKGYLEGAKSFLTPIEIENLPYAAALFPYMQCVRFLADYINGDTYYKIKYPEHNLVRTKAQFKLLQSVEEHTPEMVAFINECLKK, from the coding sequence ATGAAAGATTTATCTAGCATTGTTGCTAAATTCAAAGTACAAGGCACAGTGGAAGAAATCAAGCCACTAGGTGCAGGACTTATCAACGACACTTACAAAGTAAACACCAAGGAAGCAGATGCTCCCGACTACGTTCTACAACGCATCAACCATGCCATTTTTCAGAATGTGGAAATGCTTCAATCCAATATTGCCGCTGTCACAAGCCATATCCGTAAGAAACTGACCGAAGCCGGAGAATCGGATATTGACCGTAAAGTTTTATCCTTTCTTTCTACTGAAGAAGGTAAGACTTATTGGTTCGACGGCGACAGCTATTGGCGTGTAATGGTTTTCATTCCTCGCGCCAAGACATACGAAACCGTCAATCCGGAATATTCTAATTATGCCGGACAGGCATTCGGTAACTTCCAGGCTATGCTGGCTGATATTCCTGAGACTTTAGGTGAAACAATTCCCGACTTCCATAATATGGAGTTCCGCCTGAAACAATTACGTGACGCCGTTGCAACCAACGCAGCCGGACGCGTAGCAGAAGTGCAGTATTATTTGGATGAAATAGAAAAACGGGCGGATGAAATGTGCAAGGCAGAACGTCTGTACCGCGAAGGCAAACTTCCTAAACGTGTATGCCACTGTGATACAAAAGTAAATAACATGATGTTCGATGAAGACGGAAAAGTGCTTTGTGTCATTGATCTGGATACGGTAATGCCTAGTTTCATATTCTCTGATTACGGAGATTTCCTACGCACGGGAGCCAACACCGGTGATGAAGACGACAAAGACCTTGATCGTGTAAACTTCAATATGGAAATATTCAAAGCATTCACCAAAGGATATCTGGAAGGTGCAAAATCATTCCTGACTCCTATTGAAATAGAGAATCTTCCCTATGCTGCAGCTTTATTCCCCTATATGCAATGTGTACGTTTCCTTGCCGATTATATCAATGGAGATACTTACTACAAGATTAAATATCCCGAACATAATCTGGTACGTACAAAAGCACAATTCAAATTGCTTCAAAGCGTAGAAGAACATACACCGGAAATGGTAGCATTCATCAATGAATGCTTAAAAAAGTGA
- a CDS encoding DMT family transporter, producing the protein MWLLLAFLSATLLGFYDVFKKQSLKDNAVLPVLFLNTFFSSLVFLPFILLSVYEPDLLGGTIFNVPVAGWEQHKYIIIKSFIVLSSWIFGYFGMKHLPITIVGPINATRPVMVLIGAMLVFGERLNLYQWIGVMLAIASFFMLSRSGKKEGIDFKHNKWIFFIVLAAITGAISGLYDKYLMKSLNPMLVQSWYNVYQVFIMCPILLLLWWPKRKSTTPFRWDWTIILISVFLSAADFVYFYALSYDDSMISIVSMIRRGSVIVSFTFGALFFREKNLKSKAIDLILVLIGMIFLYLGSKS; encoded by the coding sequence ATGTGGTTATTATTAGCTTTTCTCTCAGCCACTTTGCTGGGCTTTTATGATGTATTCAAGAAACAGTCGCTGAAAGATAATGCAGTGCTTCCCGTTTTGTTTTTGAATACTTTCTTTTCCAGTCTTGTCTTTCTGCCTTTCATCTTGCTGTCCGTGTATGAGCCGGATTTGTTGGGAGGAACAATATTTAATGTTCCTGTTGCTGGTTGGGAACAGCATAAATATATCATTATCAAGTCATTCATCGTGTTATCCTCATGGATATTCGGGTATTTTGGGATGAAACACCTTCCTATCACTATCGTGGGACCTATCAATGCTACTCGTCCGGTAATGGTGCTTATCGGAGCGATGTTGGTATTTGGCGAAAGGCTGAATCTCTACCAATGGATTGGGGTGATGCTGGCTATTGCTTCTTTTTTCATGTTAAGCCGTTCGGGAAAGAAGGAAGGAATTGATTTTAAGCATAATAAGTGGATATTTTTTATTGTACTGGCCGCAATAACAGGAGCTATCAGCGGATTGTATGATAAATATCTGATGAAATCTCTGAATCCAATGCTGGTGCAGTCATGGTACAATGTCTATCAGGTTTTTATCATGTGTCCTATTCTGCTTCTGCTTTGGTGGCCTAAACGGAAGTCTACCACACCGTTTCGTTGGGACTGGACAATTATCCTGATTTCCGTATTTCTTTCGGCCGCCGATTTCGTTTACTTTTATGCATTGAGTTATGATGATTCTATGATTTCCATTGTTTCGATGATTCGCCGGGGAAGTGTAATTGTTTCTTTCACTTTTGGAGCACTCTTCTTCCGTGAAAAGAATTTAAAAAGCAAAGCGATTGACCTTATACTGGTGTTAATCGGAATGATATTCTTATATTTGGGGTCTAAAAGTTAA
- a CDS encoding DUF3256 family protein yields the protein MKINRLVSAIFFFVVGLFSLASLQAQEAKTLFVNIPDSLTPLLTKVNREDCIDFLESKMKAQVENRFGKKSEMTELGTDYVRMQMSPQTSWQMKVLALSDTTKVVCLVSTACAPACDSSLRFYTTDWKPLADSQFISLPVMSDFLSTPDSTTIYDFDEARRSADMLLMKADFSKDNSELTLTLTTPDYMAKETAEKLKPFLRRPIVYHWKNGVFTK from the coding sequence ATGAAAATAAATAGACTCGTTTCCGCTATATTCTTTTTTGTTGTAGGATTGTTTTCGCTGGCTTCTCTTCAGGCGCAGGAAGCTAAAACTTTGTTTGTGAATATCCCGGATTCATTAACTCCTTTGCTTACTAAAGTAAATCGTGAAGATTGTATTGACTTTTTGGAAAGCAAGATGAAAGCGCAAGTTGAAAACCGTTTTGGTAAAAAGTCGGAAATGACAGAGCTTGGTACGGATTATGTCCGTATGCAAATGTCTCCGCAAACATCTTGGCAGATGAAGGTGTTGGCACTGAGCGATACGACGAAAGTGGTATGTCTGGTCTCTACTGCTTGTGCTCCGGCATGTGATAGCAGTCTGCGTTTCTATACGACCGATTGGAAACCACTTGCAGATTCTCAGTTTATCTCTCTACCGGTGATGAGTGACTTTTTGAGTACTCCTGATTCGACAACTATTTATGATTTTGATGAGGCTCGCCGTTCTGCTGATATGTTGCTGATGAAGGCTGATTTTAGCAAAGATAATTCGGAACTGACTCTTACATTGACCACTCCTGACTATATGGCAAAAGAAACGGCGGAAAAACTAAAACCGTTCCTCCGCCGCCCAATTGTTTATCATTGGAAGAATGGAGTTTTCACTAAGTAA
- the truA gene encoding tRNA pseudouridine(38-40) synthase TruA, translating to MQRYFIYLAYDGTNYHGWQIQPNGISVQECLMKALSTFLRCEIEVVGAGRTDAGVHASLMVAHFDYDGLLDTVSVAEKLNRLLPPDISVYRVCRVKPEAHARFDATARTYKYYVTAVKYPFNRQYRWRIYSSLDYERMNEAARTLFEYSDFTSFSKLHTDVKTNICHITHAEWTKVTDDEATWVFTIRADRFLRNMVRAIVGTLIEVGRGKLSVEDFRRIIEQQDRCKAGTSAPGQALFLVNVEYPETLFI from the coding sequence GTGCAAAGGTATTTCATTTATTTGGCTTATGACGGAACCAACTATCACGGTTGGCAGATTCAACCGAATGGGATTAGTGTGCAGGAATGTCTGATGAAAGCGTTATCCACTTTTCTACGTTGCGAGATAGAGGTAGTGGGGGCGGGTAGAACAGACGCCGGAGTACATGCTTCTTTAATGGTGGCTCATTTCGATTATGACGGACTATTAGATACAGTTTCTGTTGCTGAAAAATTGAATCGTTTGTTACCTCCGGATATTTCTGTTTATCGGGTTTGCCGTGTAAAACCGGAAGCTCATGCCCGTTTTGATGCAACAGCAAGGACTTACAAATATTATGTGACAGCAGTGAAGTATCCTTTCAACCGGCAATATCGTTGGCGGATTTATAGTTCGCTGGATTATGAACGGATGAACGAGGCTGCACGTACCCTTTTTGAATATAGTGACTTTACAAGTTTCAGCAAGCTGCATACGGATGTAAAAACCAACATCTGCCATATCACTCATGCCGAATGGACAAAAGTGACGGATGATGAAGCTACTTGGGTGTTTACCATTCGTGCCGACCGCTTCTTGCGAAATATGGTGCGTGCCATAGTAGGTACACTGATTGAAGTGGGACGTGGAAAACTTTCTGTTGAAGATTTCCGAAGAATAATCGAGCAGCAGGATCGTTGCAAGGCCGGGACATCTGCTCCGGGACAAGCCTTGTTCTTGGTCAATGTGGAATATCCGGAAACCTTGTTTATATAA